The following are from one region of the Candidatus Eremiobacteraceae bacterium genome:
- a CDS encoding cyclodeaminase/cyclohydrolase family protein encodes MSLASLSLTDYTRKLASADPTPGGGSAAAAVAALAAGLVRMVAELTAGSPKFADVAPRATSLGALAVAVARELLACVDEDVVAFDKVSAAYKMPRSDEAQKAERSAAIQRALAGAAEPPLRVVELAERTCGLAAELVDFGTPNAVSDLGCAAAFALAAAQGAAFNVEINARSLKDRATAAALTSRARAALAQVDIQAEVVLGKVNALIAGGD; translated from the coding sequence CCGACGCCGGGCGGCGGAAGCGCGGCCGCCGCAGTGGCGGCGCTCGCCGCTGGGCTCGTACGCATGGTCGCCGAACTCACCGCTGGTTCGCCCAAATTCGCCGACGTCGCGCCGCGCGCCACATCGCTCGGTGCTCTCGCCGTTGCGGTCGCCCGCGAACTGCTCGCGTGCGTGGATGAGGACGTCGTCGCCTTTGACAAGGTGAGCGCAGCCTACAAGATGCCGCGGTCCGATGAAGCGCAAAAAGCGGAGCGCAGCGCCGCGATTCAGCGCGCGCTCGCCGGTGCCGCCGAGCCCCCGCTGCGCGTCGTCGAACTCGCGGAGCGCACGTGCGGGCTCGCGGCCGAACTCGTAGATTTTGGCACGCCGAATGCGGTCAGCGACCTCGGCTGCGCCGCCGCATTCGCCCTGGCGGCCGCGCAGGGCGCGGCGTTCAACGTCGAGATCAACGCGCGGTCGCTCAAAGACCGGGCGACGGCCGCGGCGCTGACCTCGCGCGCGCGCGCCGCCTTGGCGCAAGTGGACATCCAAGCCGAGGTGGTTCTCGGTAAGGTGAACGCGCTCATCGCCGGCGGCGACTGA